In one Bacteroidales bacterium genomic region, the following are encoded:
- the thrC gene encoding threonine synthase, protein MLRLTYQCNDCGFTFESEKTEYLCPYCSPKNKPDLPPLGVLKVLYDYNTIKKKGDQLLNSLIEEDFLSLLPIQSNKSLPVLRVGKTPLYRHRLAECELMIKDDSLNPTFSFKDRASAIVSAYAKENNIQTIVAASTGNAGSSLAGICAAQKQKAIIFVPAAAPKAKLTQIIMYGAQIVPVAGNYDQAFDLSIAVTEKYGFYNRNTAFNPLTIEGKKTVSFEVVQQMNGEIPDKILVPVGDGVIISGVYKGFEDLLILGVISQMPQIIAVQAEGSSNLVDNLNSESFLSKPSKTIADSISVDIPRNFYMARKFIKTYNGLAIKVSDEEILQASKALSSLFGIFSEPAASTAYAGFLRLQNQGMIKKGEKVLVLLTGSGLKDLNAVQSLLQMPSPVEATMTAVEHFLQLK, encoded by the coding sequence ATGCTTCGTTTAACTTATCAATGCAACGATTGTGGATTTACATTTGAGTCCGAAAAAACTGAATATTTATGCCCTTATTGTTCTCCTAAAAATAAGCCTGATTTACCTCCCTTGGGTGTGTTAAAAGTTTTATATGATTATAATACGATTAAAAAAAAGGGAGACCAACTTTTAAATTCGCTGATTGAAGAAGATTTCTTGTCATTACTTCCTATACAATCGAACAAAAGCTTGCCTGTTTTACGGGTAGGGAAAACACCTTTATATCGTCATCGCTTGGCTGAATGTGAATTGATGATTAAAGACGATAGCCTCAATCCAACTTTTTCGTTTAAAGATAGAGCATCGGCAATAGTGTCAGCTTATGCTAAAGAAAACAACATTCAAACCATTGTAGCTGCTTCCACCGGAAATGCTGGTTCGTCTTTAGCAGGAATTTGCGCTGCTCAAAAGCAAAAAGCAATTATATTTGTTCCGGCAGCGGCTCCCAAAGCTAAGTTGACACAAATAATCATGTATGGTGCACAAATTGTACCTGTTGCAGGAAATTACGATCAGGCTTTCGATTTAAGTATCGCAGTTACCGAAAAATATGGCTTTTACAACCGAAATACAGCCTTTAATCCATTAACAATTGAAGGGAAAAAGACGGTTTCGTTCGAAGTAGTTCAACAGATGAATGGCGAAATTCCCGATAAAATATTGGTTCCGGTGGGAGATGGAGTTATTATTTCGGGCGTATATAAAGGCTTCGAAGATTTACTTATTTTAGGGGTTATTTCACAAATGCCTCAAATTATTGCAGTACAAGCAGAAGGGAGTAGTAATTTAGTTGATAATTTAAATTCAGAGTCCTTTTTATCAAAACCGAGTAAAACTATTGCCGATTCTATATCGGTTGATATTCCACGTAATTTCTATATGGCTAGAAAGTTTATTAAAACGTATAACGGTTTAGCAATAAAGGTTAGCGATGAAGAAATATTACAAGCATCTAAAGCACTTAGTTCGTTGTTTGGAATATTTTCTGAACCTGCTGCAAGCACAGCCTATGCAGGTTTTTTAAGGCTGCAAAACCAAGGAATGATAAAAAAGGGCGAAAAAGTCTTGGTCTTGCTTACAGGTTCGGGATTAAAAGATTTGAATGCTGTACAGTCTCTTTTGCAAATGCCTTCGCCTGTCGAAGCAACAATGACTGCTGTTGAACATTTTTTACAACTAAAATAA